Within Sphingobium sp. KCTC 72723, the genomic segment AGCCGTTGGCCGACCAGGCGCGCGCATCCTCCTTTGCGGCGAGAAAGCGTTTCCAGCGCCATAGTTGCAGCGTGACGCCCCGGTGCATCGACAGGATGCCCTTGGGCCGGGCGGTCGAGCCGGACGAGAAGAACAGCACGCCGGGGTCCGCCGGCGTGACGGTCGCGGCGGTCGCATCGACCAGTGCCTGATCGACCGCATTACCGCGCGCGAGGAACGTCGCCCATTCCTCCACCATGCCCGCGCCGCCGCCGACCGACGCGATGTGACGCAGGAAGGGAAAATGGGGCGATGCCAGCGCACCGGGCGTGGCGCTCGCTATGGCCGGTTCCAGATCGGTCAGGATCGCGGCAAAGTCCTTTTTCAGGACGATGCGCTCCATCAGCAGGACGTGGCAGGCGGAGGACGCAAGCAGATGGTCGAGTTCGGCCGGAGTGGAAAAGGTGCTGAACGTCGCCGCAACGCCGCCCGCCAGCGCAGTGCCGAACACCGCCGCCAGAAATTCCGGGCGATTGGTCATCAGCACGCCGACGCGGGTTCCCTTCCCAATGCCGGACGCGATCAGCGCACGCGCAACGGCATTTGCCTGCGCCCACAGGTCGTCATAGGTCCAGCGGGTGACGCTATCCCCTTCGTGCATCACCAGCGCTTCGGCCGGGCCGGAGCGGGCGGTCACCTCCCGCAACCAGCCGCCAAGCGTCAGCGTCCCCAGCCCCGGCTCCTCATGGAGCGGGGGACCGGCGACGATCGAAAGCGGCTGGTCGGTCATGATGCGTCCCCGTGGCAGCGCTTAACGGTTCACGTCGACGATGATGCGCCCGCGCACCTTGCCGTCGATCAGGTCGACGGCCGCCGCGGGTGCTTCCGACAGGCCGATTTCATGCGCGATGACGCCGAGCAGCGCCGGGTCCAGATCCCGCGCCAGTCGCGCCCATGCGGCAAGGCGCGGGGGTTTGGGTGCCATCACGCTGTCGATGCCGAGCAGACGGACGCCGCGCAGGATGAAGGGCATGACGGTGACCGGGAAATCCGCGCCCTGCGCCAGACCACAGGCCGCAACAGCGCCGCCATAACGGGTCTGCGCGCAGCAATTGGCGAGCGTGAAGCTGCCGACCGAATCCACGACACCGGCCCAGCGTTCCTTCTGGAGCGGCTTGCCCTTTTCGGAGAGTTCGGCGCGGTCGATGATGCCCGCTGCGCCCAGTTGCGTCAGATAATCGGCTTCGGATGCCTTGCCGGTCGAACCGACGACCTTGTAGCCTGCCTTGCTCAGCAGGGCGACGGCCACGCTGCCCACGCCGCCGGTCGCGCCGGTGACCAGTATTTCGCCCTGTTCAGGAGTCACGCCGGCCTTGACCAGTGCTTCCACGCACAGCGCGGCGGTATAGCCCGCCGTGCCGATCGCCATCGCCTGCGCGCCGGTGAAGGCGGCCGGCAGCGGCACCAGCCAGTCGCCCTTCAAACGGGCCACCTGCGCCAGCCCGCCCCAATGGCCCTCGCCCACGCCCCAGCCGTTCAGCACGACCTTGTCGCCCGCCTTCCATTCGGCATGGTCCGACGTGCGGACCGTGCCGACCAGGTCGATGCCCGGCACCATCGGGAATTTGCGGACGACCGGCGACTTGCCGGTGATGGCCAGACCATCCTTGTAATTCAGGGTAGAATAATCGACGTCGATGGTGACATCGCCATCGGGCAGGCTGGTTTCATCCACCTGCGCAAGCGATACGCTCTGCTTGTCGTCCGTCTTGTCGATCACAATTGCTGAAAACATGGATCATTCCTTTTTGGAAGAAGAAGGGGGTCGGGTCCGGGCCAGACCGTCGCGCAGGCGATCGGCGATGCCGGGAAAACGGTCGGCCCGCATCGAGCCGTACATGCACAGGCGCAGCGATTCCTGCGCCACGCGGCGGGCCAGGTCGCGGCGCTCCTCATCGGGGCGAGCGTGGGAGCTGGCCCATACCGGCCAGAGAAAGGCACCCGCCAGCATCATGACCGACAGCACTTCGACATCGATCCCGTCCTGGGCCAGGTCGGTTTCGGCAAAACGCTGAAGCGAGCCTTCATATTCGCGCCAGAAGGGGTCGGCCATCGGATCGGGCGAGGACAGGAGTTGCAGCAGCCAGATGCGGCAGAGTTCGGGATTTTCCATCGCGAAGATGGCAAGGCGGTCGGTCGTGTCGGCAATATCGACCTGCTCCACCCGCCGTTCGCCGATGGTTTCAGGGTCGCCGAATACGGACCGGAACATGCGATCCGACACCCAGTCGGCGGTCGCCTCGATCAATTTTTCGCGCGTTTCGAAATGCTGATAGGCAGTGCCGCGATTGACCCCGGCCAGTGCGGCCACTTCGGACAGGCTGATGCCTTCGGGTCCATCCTTGGCCAGCAGCGCGCGCGCGGCTTCCAATATGGCTTCCCGCGTCGCCACGGGATCGCGCGAGCGTCTTTTGCGAATATCGGTCATTGCGCCGTTCCTGTCCTCTCGTTCCGGCATCGCGCCTGCCGGGCGACGCGCGTCGCGAGGCTGGGCAGCGGCCGATGTCCCGGCGCACATCACCATCACATGGTCCTTGAGGCAAGATCAGTTGATCATCACTGTTGTTGATCAAGCCCATTCCTGCCCGCCCCGGCCGCTAAGTCAACATGACCCGCGCGATCATCGCCGCTGCGAAGAATCTGCGCGTTTTTCTGGGCATCCAAACGAAAAAGGCCGGGCAAATCCATGGGACTGCCCGGCCATTTTTACAGGCCTAGCCTGGCGTCACCCGTGTCAGCGCGACCCGAAATAGAAGCGGACGTTGACACCAAATTCACGCGGCGGGGTAACCGTGCCGCCGGTATAGGGGCTGTTGACGGTGGTTGCCGCCGTGGTCGCCCCTGTCGCGGTGAAGCCGGTGATCTGCTGATAGCTGGTGAACAGCTGCGCCGTGCGCGTCAGCACCTTGGTCGTGTCGAACAGGTTCTTGGCGAACAGTGACACTTCCCAACCGCCATCGGGGTCGCGGATGCCCGCATAGAGGTTGGTCAGAGCATAGGCACCGACCTGGTCGAAGCTGTTGCCCGGATCGCCCTGCGACTTGCCGTTATAATTGACGAGGCCGCGC encodes:
- a CDS encoding MDR family oxidoreductase; protein product: MFSAIVIDKTDDKQSVSLAQVDETSLPDGDVTIDVDYSTLNYKDGLAITGKSPVVRKFPMVPGIDLVGTVRTSDHAEWKAGDKVVLNGWGVGEGHWGGLAQVARLKGDWLVPLPAAFTGAQAMAIGTAGYTAALCVEALVKAGVTPEQGEILVTGATGGVGSVAVALLSKAGYKVVGSTGKASEADYLTQLGAAGIIDRAELSEKGKPLQKERWAGVVDSVGSFTLANCCAQTRYGGAVAACGLAQGADFPVTVMPFILRGVRLLGIDSVMAPKPPRLAAWARLARDLDPALLGVIAHEIGLSEAPAAAVDLIDGKVRGRIIVDVNR
- a CDS encoding TetR/AcrR family transcriptional regulator — protein: MTDIRKRRSRDPVATREAILEAARALLAKDGPEGISLSEVAALAGVNRGTAYQHFETREKLIEATADWVSDRMFRSVFGDPETIGERRVEQVDIADTTDRLAIFAMENPELCRIWLLQLLSSPDPMADPFWREYEGSLQRFAETDLAQDGIDVEVLSVMMLAGAFLWPVWASSHARPDEERRDLARRVAQESLRLCMYGSMRADRFPGIADRLRDGLARTRPPSSSKKE